In Halorussus limi, a genomic segment contains:
- a CDS encoding carbohydrate ABC transporter permease: protein MATETDSNQGAFSRWADSAIQNPGKVYRAMFYVAMLFFLFTTLFPFYWLLVLALTPNEAITSFGFPPVPHGFNPEAFVNVFTTVPFHIYMFNSFVLGIATTAIVLVLASLAGYVFGRLEFPGKGPLMLLILAVSYFPPAAFIIPLFRLFTGNVSLLGVSSPNLFNTPFAMILPFSALFMPLSIFILSTFYGQIPDGLEDAARIEGTTRLGALFRVIMPLSAPGVATAGVLTFISVYNEFFFSFLMTSGEAQSWAPIVWGILSYQGQYTQLYNLMAAASIVGVLPVAILVVVAQEKIVSGLTAGALKE from the coding sequence ATGGCTACTGAAACTGATTCCAACCAAGGCGCGTTCTCTCGGTGGGCAGACTCGGCGATACAGAATCCCGGGAAGGTGTATCGGGCGATGTTCTACGTCGCCATGCTGTTCTTCCTGTTCACGACGCTGTTCCCGTTCTACTGGCTGCTGGTGCTGGCGCTCACGCCGAACGAGGCTATCACCAGCTTCGGCTTCCCGCCGGTGCCTCACGGGTTCAACCCCGAGGCGTTCGTGAACGTGTTCACGACGGTGCCGTTCCACATCTACATGTTCAACAGCTTCGTGCTGGGCATCGCCACGACGGCCATCGTGCTGGTACTGGCGAGTCTGGCGGGCTACGTGTTCGGCAGGCTCGAATTCCCGGGCAAGGGACCGCTGATGCTGCTGATACTGGCGGTGTCGTACTTCCCGCCGGCGGCGTTCATCATCCCGCTGTTCCGGCTGTTCACGGGGAACGTCTCGCTGCTGGGAGTGTCGAGTCCGAACCTGTTCAACACGCCGTTCGCCATGATACTCCCGTTCAGCGCGCTGTTCATGCCGCTGTCGATATTCATCCTGTCGACGTTCTACGGGCAGATTCCGGACGGGTTGGAGGACGCGGCGCGCATCGAGGGGACGACGCGACTCGGGGCGCTGTTCCGAGTCATCATGCCGCTGTCGGCACCCGGAGTGGCGACGGCGGGCGTGCTGACGTTCATCTCGGTGTACAACGAGTTCTTCTTCTCGTTCCTGATGACCTCGGGGGAGGCCCAGAGTTGGGCGCCCATCGTCTGGGGCATCCTGAGCTATCAGGGTCAGTACACGCAACTGTACAACCTCATGGCGGCCGCGAGCATCGTCGGGGTCCTGCCCGTCGCCATTCTCGTGGTCGTGGCACAGGAGAAAATCGTCAGCGGACTCACCGCAGGAGCGCTCAAGGAGTGA
- a CDS encoding aldo/keto reductase, which yields MEYTTLGDTGLEVSRFCLGCMNFGSDREWMINDEDKSHEIIDRAIDLGINFLDTANVYSHGESEDIVGDAIAEYDREELVIATKVYGLMGEGPNKQGLSRKHVLDQVEGSLERLDTDYIDLYQIHRWDDSTPIEETLHALDHLVETGKVRYIGASTMAAWQFTKALYESDLNDYARFSCMQPQYNLVDRQEEENVLPVCADQGVGVIPWSPLGGGFLTGKYDREDDPDEGRAATDEHTHERFTEENWQVLDAVRDVADGKDATPAQVSLAWLLHKDVVDAPIIGPRSIDHLEENVAALDVTLDDSEIERLEAPLEPAWSRVIADL from the coding sequence ATGGAGTACACGACGCTCGGCGACACGGGCCTCGAAGTCTCGCGGTTCTGCCTCGGTTGCATGAACTTCGGGAGCGACCGCGAGTGGATGATAAACGACGAGGACAAGAGCCACGAGATAATCGACCGCGCCATCGACCTCGGTATCAACTTCCTCGACACAGCGAACGTCTACTCCCACGGCGAGAGCGAGGACATCGTGGGCGACGCCATCGCGGAGTACGACCGCGAGGAACTGGTGATTGCGACGAAGGTGTACGGTTTGATGGGCGAGGGACCGAACAAGCAGGGCCTCTCGCGCAAGCACGTCTTGGACCAAGTCGAGGGGAGTCTGGAGCGACTCGACACCGACTACATCGACCTCTACCAGATTCACCGGTGGGACGACTCGACGCCCATCGAGGAGACCCTCCACGCGCTCGACCACCTCGTCGAGACCGGGAAGGTCCGGTACATCGGTGCCTCCACCATGGCGGCGTGGCAGTTCACGAAGGCGCTCTACGAGAGCGACCTGAACGACTACGCCCGCTTTTCCTGCATGCAGCCCCAGTACAACCTCGTGGATCGCCAAGAGGAGGAGAACGTCCTGCCGGTCTGTGCCGACCAAGGCGTCGGCGTCATCCCGTGGAGCCCGCTCGGAGGCGGATTCCTGACCGGGAAGTACGACCGCGAGGACGACCCCGACGAGGGGCGGGCCGCGACCGACGAACACACCCACGAGCGGTTCACCGAGGAGAACTGGCAGGTGCTGGACGCGGTCCGGGACGTCGCCGACGGGAAGGACGCGACGCCCGCGCAGGTCAGTCTCGCGTGGTTGCTCCACAAAGACGTGGTGGACGCGCCGATTATCGGGCCGCGGAGCATCGACCACCTCGAAGAGAACGTCGCCGCCCTCGACGTCACCCTCGACGACTCGGAAATCGAGCGACTCGAAGCGCCCTTAGAGCCCGCTTGGTCTCGCGTTATCGCCGACCTATAG
- a CDS encoding extracellular solute-binding protein — MRAVGASGAAAGLAGCIGGGDPESADTSGTVGNVDNQGQKTTLQWATDPDFQGATWNKELQPILYNNGLSKDIEVNVLAGPSVTDNRRAQYQQWLSAGRSKPDILYMDSGWTIPFVVRNQLMNLSQAGNFPKSRIQRVENQYFDASVSTAKGPNGDLYAVPLFPDFPTMQYNQNYLKSAGFGQSDFDKWATDSMTWQKFSQVTKQAMNSNDVQYGYTFQASAYEGLSCCDFNEFMSSWGGAYFGNPEKYLFGPVGDRPITVDEQQVINAIKMVRTFIHGSNANNTLNKYQGNIAPAAVMQWTEEPSRKPFTNGDAIMHRNWPYAINISGSEENLGKDLGVMPIPYAKTPKQAKYPMTGGPVAALGGWHNAVNPNSNNKEAAVEVLKAMMSDEFKYKLFEVLGFLPPEPKLLTTNRAKEVPVMGRYLESLRVAGENAIPRPVTPVWPAESSKIAQQVNGAFSKGGKPKQAMTQLKAQLEAIESSA, encoded by the coding sequence GTGCGGGCGGTGGGGGCATCGGGAGCGGCGGCGGGACTCGCCGGTTGCATCGGCGGGGGTGACCCTGAGAGCGCCGACACCAGCGGTACGGTCGGGAACGTCGACAATCAGGGCCAGAAGACGACGCTCCAGTGGGCCACCGACCCCGACTTTCAGGGGGCGACGTGGAACAAGGAACTACAGCCGATTCTGTACAACAACGGTCTCTCGAAGGACATCGAGGTGAACGTCCTCGCGGGTCCGTCGGTGACTGACAACCGCCGAGCGCAGTACCAGCAGTGGCTCTCGGCGGGACGCTCGAAGCCCGACATTCTGTACATGGACAGCGGGTGGACGATTCCGTTCGTCGTCCGGAACCAGCTGATGAACCTGAGTCAGGCCGGGAACTTCCCGAAGAGTCGCATCCAGCGGGTCGAGAACCAGTACTTCGACGCGAGCGTCTCGACGGCAAAGGGGCCGAACGGCGACCTCTACGCGGTGCCCCTGTTCCCGGACTTCCCGACGATGCAGTACAACCAGAACTACCTGAAGAGCGCCGGGTTCGGCCAGTCGGACTTCGACAAGTGGGCGACCGACTCGATGACGTGGCAGAAGTTCTCGCAGGTGACCAAGCAGGCGATGAACAGCAACGACGTCCAGTACGGCTACACCTTCCAAGCGAGCGCCTACGAGGGCCTGTCGTGCTGTGACTTCAACGAGTTCATGTCGAGTTGGGGCGGAGCGTACTTCGGCAACCCCGAGAAGTACCTCTTCGGCCCGGTGGGCGACCGACCCATCACCGTGGACGAACAGCAGGTCATCAACGCCATCAAGATGGTCCGGACGTTCATCCACGGCTCGAACGCCAACAACACCCTGAACAAGTATCAGGGGAACATCGCGCCCGCGGCGGTGATGCAGTGGACCGAGGAGCCGTCTCGGAAACCGTTCACGAACGGCGACGCCATCATGCACCGCAACTGGCCGTACGCCATCAACATCAGCGGCTCCGAGGAGAACCTCGGAAAGGACCTCGGTGTGATGCCGATTCCGTACGCCAAGACGCCGAAGCAGGCGAAGTACCCGATGACGGGCGGTCCGGTCGCGGCGCTCGGCGGGTGGCACAACGCGGTCAATCCCAACTCCAACAACAAGGAGGCGGCGGTCGAGGTGCTGAAAGCGATGATGAGCGACGAGTTCAAGTACAAGCTCTTCGAGGTGCTGGGCTTCCTGCCGCCGGAACCGAAGCTGTTGACCACCAACCGGGCCAAGGAGGTGCCCGTCATGGGCCGATACCTCGAATCGCTCCGGGTCGCTGGCGAGAACGCGATTCCGCGGCCGGTCACGCCGGTCTGGCCCGCCGAGTCGTCGAAGATTGCCCAGCAGGTCAACGGCGCGTTCAGCAAGGGCGGCAAGCCCAAGCAGGCGATGACCCAGCTCAAGGCCCAGCTCGAAGCCATCGAAAGCAGCGCATAG
- a CDS encoding carbohydrate ABC transporter permease, with protein MSTTDEGVRESKRSGPYVAAVRWMENLSDTQFAYLLLTPVLLLLGLIAFWPLLSTFRMSLFADNLVGSEALGEFVGLQNYVALLTGERDALLVRPFFDPATPFKSALTVTLIFTVTSVFFETVVGFGQALVLDQDFRGRRWIRVAIIIPWAVPIVIQGMIFFLLFQPNIGFLVDPLQNLGIFSETPLSNSVDSLIILIVADVWKTSAFMALIILAGLQSVDRSLYDVGRVAGATKYQQFRMITLPLVLPSVLVAMLFRTIGAMRIYGLIETVVGCNTVPSLSCLVVTTFRGSRMYGTSAAIAFITAGLIGIVVSVYIVKYADTETGG; from the coding sequence ATGTCAACAACTGACGAAGGGGTTCGCGAATCGAAGCGGTCGGGACCGTACGTCGCGGCAGTGCGCTGGATGGAGAACCTGAGCGACACGCAGTTCGCGTACCTGCTGTTGACGCCTGTACTGCTGTTGCTCGGTCTCATCGCGTTCTGGCCGCTGTTGAGTACGTTCCGCATGTCGCTGTTCGCCGACAACCTCGTCGGGAGCGAGGCGCTCGGGGAGTTCGTCGGACTCCAGAACTACGTCGCGCTGTTGACCGGTGAGCGCGACGCGCTGTTGGTCAGGCCGTTCTTCGACCCGGCGACTCCGTTCAAGAGCGCGCTGACGGTGACGCTCATCTTCACCGTCACCAGCGTCTTCTTCGAGACGGTGGTCGGGTTCGGGCAGGCGCTGGTCCTCGACCAGGACTTCCGGGGCCGACGGTGGATTCGGGTCGCCATCATCATCCCGTGGGCGGTGCCCATCGTGATTCAGGGGATGATTTTCTTCCTGCTGTTCCAACCCAACATCGGGTTCCTCGTGGACCCGCTCCAGAATCTGGGCATCTTCAGCGAGACGCCGCTGTCGAACTCGGTGGACTCGCTCATCATCCTCATCGTCGCGGACGTGTGGAAGACTTCGGCGTTCATGGCGCTCATCATCCTCGCGGGACTCCAGAGCGTCGACCGGAGTCTCTACGACGTGGGGAGAGTCGCCGGAGCCACGAAGTACCAGCAGTTCAGGATGATTACGCTGCCGCTGGTCCTGCCGTCGGTGCTGGTCGCGATGCTGTTCCGCACCATCGGCGCGATGCGAATCTACGGCCTCATCGAGACGGTCGTCGGCTGTAACACGGTGCCGTCGCTGTCGTGTCTCGTCGTGACGACCTTCCGCGGGTCGCGCATGTACGGGACCTCTGCGGCCATCGCGTTCATCACCGCGGGCCTCATCGGCATCGTGGTCTCGGTGTACATCGTCAAGTACGCGGATACGGAGACTGGGGGATAA